The Stigmatella ashevillena genomic sequence CCACGCCGCCGGTCAACCGCAACACGGCCCCCATCGGTGCCGTGCCGTTCGCTGAGGAGCAGCCGCCCCGTCGGCGTCTGAAGGAACTGCTCGACGAGGCTTCGCGCCAACTCGACGCCATTCAGGGGGGCCTCAGCGACGTGAAAAAGGCCGCGGTGCGGTTGGCCTCGCTCCCCGCCGAAGCGGTTCGCCTGGCTGCGCGCCACCTGCGCTTCGTCGAGGGGTGAGGAGGGTGCCTGGGCCGTGGAGCTGACCCTCGTCTCGTACAACATCCACAGCGGCGTCGGCACAGATGGGCGATTTGATCTGCACCGGGTTGGCGAGGTGCTCCGGGAGACCCACGCGGATGTCATCGCGCTTCAGGAAGTCGGCGACTTCCGGAGCGTGACCGACCGCGAGGATCAACCGGAGCACCTGGCGGACATGCTCGGGCTGCACATGGCCTTCGGCCCCAACGTGGTGAAGGCCGGCCGCCGTTACGGCAACGCCATCCTCACCCGGCTGCCCATCCTCCAGTCGAAGAACTACGACCTGAGCGTCCCAGGCCGGGAGCCCCGGGGGGCGCTGCGGTGCGACCTGGACCTGGGGGAAGGCAAGGCCCTGCACGTCTTCTGCCTGCACCTGGGGCTCTCCATTGGCGAGCGCCGCCGACAGGAGCGGCTGCTGCTGTCGGCGGACATCCTCCAGGATGCCGCGCGCAAGGACCCGGTGGTGGTCTGCGGGGATTTCAACTACTGGGGCAACAAGCCGGTGCCGGCCCTGGTGCGCCAGGCCATTCACGACGTGGCCCTGGAGCTCGATGCCCCCGCCAGAACGTACCCCTCGCGGCTGCCCATGCTCCGGCTGGACCGTATCTTCGTGGACACGGGGGTCCGGCCCCTCTCCATCCGGCCTCACCGGTCCGAGCTGGCCAGCGTGGCCTCGGATCACCTCCCGCTGGTGATGCGTTTCGAAGCGCCGGTGATCGAAACGCGACTGCCCTCGGCGCCCGTACAGCTCATCGGGTAACATGAGGTCTTCCAGCAGTGTTGGTTGGATGGCCAACGCTTGCGTCCGCTGGACACATTCGCTTGTGACGGGGTTGTCGCAGCGGGTGCATATGCCTAGGTTGGCTTCCGCCCGTGGGGACGACACGTGTGTGGTTTGGAGAACAGATGAGCTTGGGGTCGGAACAGACGGATCGCGGCATCGCCGCGCTCGTCGGGCGGATGGCCGATGGTTTCAGCCGCCTGGTGTCCCAGCACCTCACGTTGGCGCGCATGGAAATGGCCGAGGACGCCAAGGCCATGGGCAAGGATGTGGCCCGCATCGCCGCGTTCGTGCCCTTCGTCCTGGTGGGCTACCTCTTCGTGTGTGGAGCCCTCGCCGCCGTCCTTGCCCATTGGTTGGGCCAGGCGGGCGGGCTGGTGACGGTGGGAGTCATTAACTTGATTGCCGGAGGCATTGGCATTCACCGGGCCATTTCACGTCTTCAGGAGCGTCAGGTCATGGATGACAGCGCTCAGGAACTTTCCCGCAGTGTGGCGGCGCTGGGCACGTCCGACCCGAAAGACACGGCGGCCCCGTCGGCCTCGACGTCTCGACACATGTTCAAGGAAACCCCGCATGCCCAGTAATGGACATTCCAAGACCGAGCCCCGTAGCCCAGAAGCCCTGCGTGCCGAGATCGAACGCACCCGGGCGGAGCTCTCCACGTCCGTCAGCGCCCTGCGCGAAGAGGTGGCGGCCGCCGTGGACTGGCGCGAGTGGGTGCGCACCCATCCGCTGACCTTCGTGGGCGCGGCCTTCGCGGTGGGTTTTGTGCTTGGGCAGCGCCGCTGACTCCCTTTTTTCCGATTCAGTCCCAACATTCGCAAGAGGAGATGGCTTCCATGGAAATCAATCCGCAGCAGATTCAGGACCGCGCCCGTGACATCCAGGAGCGCATCGTTCCGCAGATCGACGAGGCCCGCCGCAACCTGGCGGATTTCAACACGCGCGCGGTGAGCTTCATCCGAGCCAACCCGGGCACCTGCCTCATTGGCGCCATCGCCGTGGGTTTCTTCGTCGGCCGACTCGCGTCGCGCCGCTGAGCCGCCCCTTCCTCGTCAAACCGGGAGCACATTCATGACGACTTTCCAGAGTCCCCAGAACAACGGCGCACCGAACGGCACGGACAACAACGGGTTCGGCCAGCGCGTCGATCAGATCGGCGTGGACGCTCAGCAGTTGTGGAGCGATGCGCGCAGCGCGGTGACGGGCTTGTCCGAGACGCTCGACATCCGGGGCCGCGTGGAGCGCAACCCTTACGGAATGGTGCTCGCCGCGGTGGGCGTGGGCTATGTGCTGGGAGGCGGGCTGTTCACGCCGCTCACCGCGCGGGTGCTCAAGCTCGGCGTGCGCCTGGCGGCACTGCCCTTCGTGAAGGATGAGCTGCTGGGCATGGCCGAGGCCGCGCTCCAGGGCTTCCAGGCCGGGCAGTCCAATGTCAGCGGCCAGGGCAATACCGCGGGCATCGGCGCCGCCCCCAGGACCTCGGGTCCCGGGACCATCAGCTGATCCGTCGTACCGCTTTCACACCCTCACACTTACCTGGAGACATGACCCATGTTCACCGCCAGAGATCTCAAGAAGCTCGACAAGGATGATCTGCTCAACCTCATCGGGCTCGAGACCCGGAAGGACACCGCGGACTACCTGCTGCCCGCGCTGGGCGCCTTCACCGTGGGCGTGCTGCTCGGCGTCGGCGTGGGCGTGCTGCTCGCGCCCAAGCCGGGCCAGGAGCTGCGCACGGACCTGCGCAACCGGTTCCAGAGCGGCCAGGATGCGATCTCCGGCGCGGTGAACCGCGCCACCGAGAGCGTCACCCGCAACGCGTGATCCGAATCGCCGCTCCGGCGGTTCTCAGGCCCCTTGAGCGCGCAGTGCGCTCGGGGGGCTTTTCGTTTCTTCGGGTACACTGAGGCCCATGCCGCTGAAGGATGGAGATGGACCCTCCAGACCCCGCCGTCCCCGGACGCAGGCGCAGGGGCTCGTGGATCCGCGAAGGGATACGCCCAGGGACACCCCCTCCGTCGCGGAGCCTCCCGAGGCGCCTGGAGACGTGCTTGTCCGCGTGCGAGGCGTAGAGACGCTGGAGTCGGCCTATGAGGCGTGGCTGGAGCTGAAGGCAGAGCATGGCGCCACGCGGGCGCGCTTCCAGGAAGAGCGGGAGCGGTTGGAGCAGCAGGGCAGCTTCCTGGTGGGCGCTGTGAGGGCGGCCGGACTGGAGCCGGACGCTGGGGCGGCTTCCGCGCTGGCACCGGTGGGTGGGGAAGGGTTCCTGGGCGAGGCTCAGGCGCGCCTCTCCGAGCGGCGGGCGCACCTGGAGCGCCAGGAAGCGGACGCGGAGCGCCGTTACCAGGCGTCCTTCTCGGAGATCCGCGCCACGCTGGTGGATCGGATTCAGCGCTTCCTGGAGGCCACGCGCCCACGGCTTCAACTGCTGCTGCGCAAGGTGGATGCTCAGCGCACCATCCTCCACGTGGCCCGCGTAGGAGGGGATGAGGCCGTGTTGCTCTGTTACCTCCTGGCCGGGCGCATCCCTTCCCGCTACGGCTTTCTCTTCGATGACTCCACGGAGGATGTCTCGTTGCCGCCGCCCGCCTTGTATGCGGACGAGGGGGTGCCTCCGGAGGGGGTTCGCCCGGGGGCTGCCCAGTTGGAAGAGCGTCTGAGGGCGCCCGGAGAGGTGGTGCCCCTCAAGGGGTTCCTGCCCGTCTTCGTCCCGAGGCCGGGGGGCGGAGAGACGTTCTTCCGGTTGCTGCAACGCGGGCCCGTCATGGAGGTGGAGGTGGCCGAGGGCGCCGCCTTCCGCAGCCTCCTGGCGCGCGAGGAGGCGGAGCGCTTTGCCGGCCACCTCCTGCGGCTCAAGCTCGCGGGGAAGATCGACCTGGAGCTGGAGGCGGGGTGAGCGGGGGCCGCGGCGCTACCGCGTGCGGACCACGCCCACGTCCGCCGTGCCCGCCAGCAGGGCGCTGCCCAGGAAGAGGTTGCTGGATTCGGGGCCCCCGCTGCGCACCGATTGGAAGGTGACGAGATAGGTCTGCTGGGGCGCGGGGAAGGCCTCGGCGGGCAGGGTGATGCGCGCCTGCTTCCAATCCGAGGGGAAGGCGACGAGTTCGACCAAGTCGAGCGGCGCGGTGGGGACGTTGGTGTAGGTGGGCTTGCCGCGATCACCGTTCTGACTCAAGGGGACGACGGTGACGAAGCCAATGGTGCGATCCTGGCCCGAGGAGAGGGCGGAGCGATCCAGGGTCAGGGTCTGGCCGGCGGACAGGCGGACCACGCCCTCGGGGGGGTGCAGGGCGGTGAGCTTCTCCTGGGGGGGGGCGTTCTCCACCTGCCCCTCGTAGCGCGTCCCGTTCCGCTCCGCGATGAAGCGGTAGGTGGCGCCGCTCTGGTACTTCAGGCTGTTGTCCCCGTTGCCGGAGCGGCTGTAGGCGCCCGAGCCATCGGGCGTCAGGGTGACCGGCTCGCCCGTGGTGGGCGCCAGGGTGACGGTGGCGCCGGTGAGCCCCTGGGGCTTGGAATCCTCGCCCTCCCGGGTGCCAATGAAGGCGAAGGCGGCGGTCTGGGCGGGAATCGTCAGATCGCCTCCATCCGGGGGAGCGCCGCCATCCAGCCCCAGGAAGGCAGTGGGCGAGATGCTGACCTCGGGGGTGGAGAGCAGGGTGCCCACCATGACCGTGTCGGCGGTCAGTTGTTGAAGGTCGCACGCCAGGGGAAGCAGGCAGCAAGCGGCAGCGGAGAACAGCAGGAGAAGACGGTGCATGGGGCTCCTTGGCGCCAGAAGGGCGGGCCCTCGGGAAGGGCAGGGAGCATATCAGTCCCCGGACGCAGCGGGCGGGGGCGCGCTATCCTCGCGCCCCCGTGCAAAACCCTCTCGTTCAGTCCTCTGGCCGCCGCTTCCTCAAGCGCCTGGGGTTTGCGCTCCTGCAAGCCGTCCTCGTGGGCGGGTTGGTGGGCTCGCTCTTGTATTTCCGGGTGCCGCGCACCCAGCTCGAGGAGGAGGGGGCTTCCCCGACGTTGATCGCCTCCCTGTCCGAGCTCATCGAAGCGCCGGAGCGCTCCGCCTACGATGTTCGCGTGAGGCTGCTGGGGGAGTTTCTCCAACGCCAGCGGCGGCGAGAGCCCAAGGGGCAGGATCGCGTGGTGGTGGTGACGGTGGATGACGACACGCTCGCCAATGCCCGGCAGAGCGAGTACCCCGGCCTGGCCTCCTACCCCTGGCCCCGGGAAATCACCGGTGGGATGACGAATCGGCTCGTGCAGGAGGGGGCCTCGGTCGTCCTGCTCGACATGCGCTTTCCGGAGCTGAGCCCTCGGACCTGCGCGCTCCCGCGCGCCGGGAAGGAAGGGCCGGCCGACGATGACTTCGCCTTCCGCAAGCTGCTGGATCAATCCCCCGGGCGCTCGGCGCTCGCCTTCTCCTGGTCCGTGCCTCGCGCGAGCCCGCCCTCGCTCCGGTTGTGGCCCTACCGGGTGCGCGTGGGCGGCCCCGCGGCGTTGCCCGAGGCCCGTGCCCAGGCGCAGCGGGTGCTCGCCGCCCAGCGCCCCGCCTTCCTCCTGCCCGAGGGGGAGCGCGTGGAGGTCTGGGCGGGGGCGGAGGACGAACGGGACGGGCAGCTCTTCGCGGAGCAGTTCGGCCTGGGCCCCATGAAGGTGGAGGAGCGCCGTGCGCGGGATGATGACCACCGGTTCACCGCGTTGGATCTCTTCGTCTCCCTGGCCGAGGTCGAAGTGGAGGGGTTGGATCCCTCCCGGTTGCTCCAGGTGCGCAACCTCCGGCACCCGGTGGCGCCGCTCCTGAGTCCCCAGAGCCTCTATGGGGCGGCCACGGGCTCGCCAGATCCGGATGGGGTCCTCCGGGGCATGATTCACCTCGTCAGCTATGCACCCCGCGAGGGCGCGTACCACGTGCTGCCCTCCCTGCCGCTGGCCGCGGCGATGCGGCAGGCGGGCACCCGGAAGCTGCGCTACGCGAACGGCCTGCTCCACGTGGGAGAGGCCTATGCGATTCCCATGGACGAGACAGGCTACAGCCTGATGCGGTGGGAGGCGGGGGACGTGGGCCGCTCGGCGGGGGCCTCGGTGTTCCGCACCGTCCGGGCCTGGAACATCCTGTCCAACCTCTTCGAGGCGGCCAACGGCCGGCCTCCCCGGGCCGATCATGATCTCGAGGGGCGCGCGGTCGTCCTCACCCACACGTCCTCGTATGCCACGGACTACAAGCCGACGCCCATCGGGAAGCTCACCCCGGGGGGCGCCCTGCTCGCGCAGTCGTTGGACAACATCCTTCAATCCCAGGGAATCCTTCGCGCGCCGCCGGACATGGACCTGGCGTTGACGGTGGGCATGGCCTTCGTGGGCGCGGCCATCGCCTTTTTCTTCAGCAACACCTTCCGCTCGGGCTTCGGCGCCACGCTGTTCTTCTCCCTCGCGGTGCTGGCGGGGCTGGGCTACTGCGGGGCGGCCGGGTACGTCTTCGTGAAGCAGAGCCTGTGGATCGCCGTGGTGGGCCCGTTGACGGCCATGGGCGCCACGTTCCTGCTCACCACCGTGTATGTGGTGCGGACCGAGCGCGAGCTGCGGGACTTCGTCAACCACGCCCTCGGCCGCTACGTGAGCCCCGAGGTGGCGCGGCTCGTCACGCGGGATTTGACGCTGCTCGTCCGCCCCGAGCGCCGGCAGGTGTCCGCGTACTTCTCCGCCATCGAGGGCTTCACCCGGCTCTCGGAGCAGATGCCGCCCGAGCAGCTCGTCCAGTTCCTCAACGAGTACTTCACGGAGATGACGGTGGCGGTGCGCTCCACCGGTGGCCAGGTCGACAAGTACATTGGAGACGGGCTGATGACCTTCTGGGGCGCGCCCGTGCGCACAGACCGCCACGCCCACCTGGCCTGTGAGGCCGCGATGAAGATGCACGCCGTGCTGCAAGAGCGCCAGCCGCACTGGCAGAAGACCTATGGGCACCGCATCCAACTGCGCGCCGGCATCAACAGCGGCGAGGCCGTGGTGGGCGACATGGGCAGCGAGCTCAAGTCCAACTACACGGTGATGGGCAGGGCGGTGAACCTGGCCTCGCGGCTGGAAGTCGCCAACAAGGCCTATGGCACCTCGGTGCTCGTGGGCGAGGACACCGCCCAGCTCGCGCGCGATGCCTACGTCTTCCGCGAGGTGGATCGGGTGCTCGTTCCGGGCAACCCCGCGCCCATCCGCATCCACGAGCTGCTCGGCCGACACGGGCAGATCGCCCCCCGCGTCCAGGAGATGCTCGGCGTCTACGAGCAGGCCCTCACGGCCTACCACCAGCGGCGCTTCGATGAGGCGCTGGCCTTGTTCGAGCGGGGCGCTTCCGAGTTCCAGGACCCGGTCTCCGCCGTGTACTCGGGCCGGTGCCGCCGCTTCCAGGTGACCGCTCCGGCGGAGGACTGGAACGGCGTGTACGCGCTTCAGGAGACGTGAGGCGAGAAGGAGGGCTCAGGGGCCCTCGTCCGGATCTCCGTAGTACTCCCGGACAGGTGCATCCTTCTCGATGTGCTCGGCGATGACCCGGCGCATTCGCTCGGGGCTCATGCGCGAGTAGTAGACCTCTTCCGGCCAGCCCATGAGCTGATAGTTCTCGGGAGAGAGGGGATCCTTCTTCCGTCCCGTGTCCTCCCGGATGACGACGTTGGGCCCCATGTGGCAGAAGCCGTAGCAGCCACCACGGTACGCTTCGCAACGCGGGACGAGGCCCCGTTGGGCGAGTTCTTCCTGGGCAGCGGCAAAGACGGCGTTGGATCCGTTGGCCTTGCAATCCATGCCTTTGCACACGGACAGGCGATAGCGCTTCATCCCTTCACCCTACGGAGTTTGTTGCACCCAGGGAAGGGTACCCCCGGACCCTGCCGGCTCTCTCGGTTTATGAGAAGCCAGCGGGCTCGGGGAGCTACTTGGGAGCAGGCAAGTGGGAGGCGGGAGCCTCGCCGCTGGCCAGCTTCGGGGGCTCATGGCCCGGGCCTACGGCGTGGGGCGTCTTGAGCTGAACCAGGCCTTCACCAATGCGGGTGTGGGCTTCCTTATGCGCGTGGTGCGGCTCGTGGGAGCTCTCGCGCTTGTTCCACGGATCCGACGGGTGCGAGACGGCAGGCCCCTTGAGCAGCTTGGGGATGTCGAACACGAAGCCCTGACGGTTGTACTCCGGCTTCGTGTGCTCGTACGTGTCCATGCGGATGGCGTCCTTGGGGCACGCCTCCACGCACAGGCCGCAGACGATGCACCGCAGCTCGTCGATGACGAACTGCGTGGGGTACTTCTCGATGACGCGGGACTTGCTCTCTTCTGCCTCCGGTTCGTACTCACCGGCCTCGATGTAGATGCACTGGGCGGGGCAGATGGTGGCGCACATGTAGCAGGCCACGCACCGGGGCTTGCCGTCCTCGCGGGGAACCAGCCGGTGCAGTCCCCGGTAGCCCGGCGGATAGACAGGCTTCTCCTCGGGGTACGAGACGGTGGTGACGAGGCTGGTGCCCGTGCGATCGACGACCTCGGTGTTCGTGTCCCGGGTGCCGAAGAGGTTGCGGAAGAAGTGCCGGGTGGTGATCGCCAGCCCGCGCAGCAACTCGGGGACGTAGCTCCGCTCGCGGATGTCCGTGCGGGGATCTTGGGTTGCCTTGTAGGCCATGGCTTTCCTTGATGTGGCTTCTTCAGGAACCTAGTGCGTGGAGGGAACGGACGCACCCACCGGGGCCTTGCCGTCCAGGGATTCGGGGAGGTGGGTCTGCGCGGGCAGCGCATGGCCGTGAGCCCCGGCGGGCAGACCGCCTGGGCCGTGGCCATGCCCCAGCGCGTGGCCCGGTCCGTGGCCGCGCGGCTCCTGCGCCTCCTCCTTGGAGGAGAGCGTGAGGCCGAGCACCACGGCGATCTGCAGCAGCCCGAAGAGGGCGAGGTAGCGCAAGGAGGGATCCCACAGCACCAGGGCGCCGGTGGCGAAGACATTCACCAGGCCCATGGGCAGGAGGATCTTCCAGCCCAGCGTCTGGATCTGATCGTAGCGGAAGCGCGGGAACGTCCAGCGGATCACCATCTGGATGAAGATGAGCCCCAGGACCTTCACCCAGAAGACCGTGCCCAGCAGGGTGCCGTACAGCAGCGGGAAGTCCTTCAACTGGGTGGCCACCCACTCACCGCCGAAGGGCAGGTGCCAGCCGCCGAAGAAGAGGACCGTGGTGACGCCCGCGAGCACCACCACCTCGACGAACTCCGAGATCATGAACAGGCCGAACTTCATGCCCGAGTACTCGACGAAGTAGCCGATGATCTCGGAGTCGCCCTCGGGAGCATCGAACGGGGCGCGCTTGGTCTCCGCGAACGAGGCCGCGAAGAAGCCCAGGAAGCCCAGGGGCTGGATGATGAAGCCCCAGGTGGGCAGCCCGATGTCGAAACCGCCATCGGCGCCGGTGAGCTGCCACAGGTAGCGGGCCTGGCCCGTGCTCACGCCCGTCTCGGCGGCGAGCGTCCCGACGATGGGCGTCATCTGCACGGTGGAGAAGGCCATGATGAGCCCCACCAGCGACAGGCCGAGGGCGACCTCGTAGGAGATCATCTGCGAGGAGGCGCGCACGCCGCCCAGCAGGGCGAACTTGTTGTTGGAGGCCCAGCCGGCCAGCGACGTGCCGTAGACCGCCAGGGAGGCAATGGCCAGCAGGTAGAGCAGGCCGAAGTCCGGGGTGCTCACCACCATGTCCACGCGCTGGCCCCACAAGGTGATGGAGGGGCCTGCCGGGACGACGGCGAACAGGGCGAACACCGAGCCGAAGGCCAGGATGGGCCCCAGCTTGAAGATGAAGGAGTTGGCCAGGGCGGGGACGAAGTCCTCCTTGGTCAGCATCTTCAACGCGTCCGCGATCAGGTGCGGAATGCCGGCCAGCGGGGCGTTCCTCAGTCCCGGAAGGTTGATGCGGGCGCGGTTCGGGCCGATGCGGTCCTGGATCAGCGCGCTCCACTTGCGCTCGGCGACGGTGAGCAGCGTGGCGATGATCATCACGAAGAAGACCATCAAGAACACGATGTTCGTCAGCCGACTGGCCCCCGCGAACAGGTGCTCCTCCACCAGCGCGCCGACGGCGTACGCCAGGGCGGTGAGCGCCGCGAACAGGAAGACGATCAACCCGATGCCGAACAGAACGGTGAAGATGCGCTTCATTTAAATCCCTCGCACGCGGGGCGTACCGAACTCGCGGTACCCCGCAGGACGGCCGTCGGCACCGGTGGGCAACGGATTGATGCCCGGCTTCTCGCGGTCCGGCGGGGACGCCTGATCCCAGTTGAATGAAGCGAACTCGGTCACCTGCGCGGCCAGCTCGCGGAAGACATCCCGCGCGGAGTTCCACGCCTGCGTGCCGCCCAGCGCCCGGCTGATCTCCGAGCTCCATCGCCAGTGCGGCACCGCCTCGCCCTTGGAGGGGTAGGCCTTGCGGAAGCGCTGAACGATGCCGTCCTGCTGGACGAAGGAGCCCTCATCCTCGATGTGCGCGGACGCCGGCAGCAGCACCGTGGCCTGCGCGGTGACGGCGGACTCGGTGAGCGCCTGGGCCACGAACACCTCGAGCTGGGCCGCCACCTGGGCGAAGGCCTCCTCGCTGGAGGGGACCTCGGTGCCCAGGGCGTAGAGCGCCTTCACCTTGCCGGAGCGGATCGCCGCCGTCAGGTCCTCGAAGGGCTTGAGCGTCAGGCCCAGCCCGCGGGCGATCAGCTCCAGGCCCTTGCGGTTGGGGTTCTTGTCCGCCGTCATCAGGAAGTGGTCCGCGTCGCCCTGCGGCCGACCACCCACGTACACGTCCTGGATGCCCAGCGTGGCCTTGGCGAAGCTGAGGCCTGCCAGCAGATCCTCGTTGGAGACCAGCGGCGAGGCCAGCACAGCCAGTTTCGCGGACTTCGCCAGGGGCTGGAGCGCCTGGGCCGCGGCCTTGGCCGCCTCCACGCGGCTCAGCACGGGCTGGGCGGTGTCCTTCGGCTGGGTGGCGCGGCGGCCCACGGAGGCGCTCAGCACGCGCCCCAGGTTCAGGGACTTGTACGAGAGCCGGCCCTGGTCACACATCCAGCTCTTGTTGATCGCCTCGTTCTCGCGGGGGCGGTAGCGGTAGGTGTCCTGCGACATCCAGTCCGCGTAGATGGCACAGCCGCGCGAGCACCCGGTGCACACCGAGGGCGTGGCGGACAGGAACCAGGCGCGGGCCCGGAAGCGGAAGTCCCGGCTGAGCAGGGCGCCCACCGGGCAGACGTCCACCGTGTTGAGCGAGTAGTTGCTGCTCAGCTCGTTGCCGGGGAACACGTCGATGCGCTCGTGGCTGCCGCGGCCGAACACGCCCAGCTGCGGCTCCTTGGGGATCTCGTTCATGAAGCGCACGCACCGGGTGCAGAGGATGCAGCGCTCCTGATCCAGCACCACCCGGGGGCCGAGCACCTTGCGCTTGTTCTTCAGCGCCTTGCCGCCCTCCAGCCGCGAGGGGCGGTAGTCGTACTTCATGTAGTAGTCCTGCAGCTTGCACTCCCCGGCCTGGTCGCAGATGGAGCAGTCCACGGGGTGGTTGAGCAGCAGGAACTCCATCACCGCGCGCCGCTGCTCCTTCACCTTGGGCGAGGTGGTGTTGATGACCTGGCCCTCGGCCAGCGGCGTCTGGCACGCCGGCACCATCTTGGGCGCGTTGGAGGCCTCCACCAGGCAGATGCGGCAGTTGGCCGCGATGGAGAGGCGCGGGTGATAGCAGTAGTAGGGGATCTCCGAGCCGACCGACTTGGCCGCGTCGATCATGTTCGTCCCCGGCTTCACCACGACTTCCCGGCCGTCGACGGTGCACGTGACGAAGCCCGGGTTCTTCGGCGGCGGGGGCTTGGGCGGGCCGCCCGCGGGAGGGGCGGGGGGCTTGGGGGGCGTGGTGCTGCTGTGGGCGACGGGCGGGGTGTCCGCCTTGGGGGCTGCCGGAGGATTGGAGGGCTCGGGGCCGATCTTCGCCGCGGGCGTGTCCGTGGGCGCACCCTTGGGGGGCGGCTGTGCGTCGCCCGTCGGCTTCTTGGAGTCGTTGTCGCTCACTGCTCGACCTCGCCGCCGATCATGTTGATCGTGTCAAAGGTGGGGATGAGGTCCGCCAGCATCTTGCCCTCGATGATGTGGGACACGGAGGAGAGGATGGGGAAGCCCGGGGCGCGGACGTGGACCTTGTAGGGCCTGCCGCGCCCGTCGCTCACCAGGTACCAGCCCAGCTCGCCGTTGGAGGCCTCGGTGGCGTCGTACACCTCGCCGGGGGGCACCTGGATGCCCTCCATGACGAGCTTGAAGTGGCTCATCACGCCTTCGATGGTGCCGTACACCTCGGGCTTGGGAGGCAGCGCGATGCGCCAGTCGTCCACGATGATGGGGCCGCCGGGCAGCTGCTTGAAGGCCTGGCGGATGATCCGGTCGGACTGGTGCAGCTCCTCCAGGCGCATCAGGAACCGGTCGTAGTTGTCCCCGTGCTCTCCGATGGGGACATCGAAGTCGAGCTGGTTGTAGACCCAGTAGGGCTTTGCCTTGCGGACGTCGTAGTCGACGCCCGAGGCGCGCAAGCAGGGGCCGGTGAAGCCGAAGCTCAGCGCGTCCTCGGCGTTGATGGTGCCGGTGCCCTTCATGCGGTCCACGAAGATGCGGTTGCGCAGCAGGAGGCCCTTCACCTCCACGAGCAGCTCCTGGATCTTGTCCAGCGACTTGAGCACCTTCTCGATCCACCCCTCGGGCAGGTCGCGGTTGAGGCCGCCCACGCGCCCATAGCTGGTGGTCAGGCGCGCGCCCGTCAGCTCCGACACCCGGTCCATGATGAGCTCGCGGCCCTCGAGGACCAGCAGGAACGGGGCAAATCCCCCCAGCTCCAGGCCGGTGGCGCCCACCAGGGTGAGGTGGTCCTGCATGCGGTGCAGCTCGGCGCCGATGACGCGGATGTACTGGGCGCGCTCGGGGATCTCCAGGCCGATGAGCTTCTCCACGGCGTTGAGGAAGCCGAAGTTGTTCATCAGCGCGGACACGTAGTTGAGCCGGTCCGTGTACGGCAGGCACTGGGTCCAGGTGACGTTCTCGCAGCTCTTCTGGAAGCCGCGGTGCAGAAAGCCGATCTCCGGGTCCGCCTTGAGGATCGTCTCCCCCTCCAGCTCCACGCGCATG encodes the following:
- a CDS encoding endonuclease/exonuclease/phosphatase family protein gives rise to the protein MELTLVSYNIHSGVGTDGRFDLHRVGEVLRETHADVIALQEVGDFRSVTDREDQPEHLADMLGLHMAFGPNVVKAGRRYGNAILTRLPILQSKNYDLSVPGREPRGALRCDLDLGEGKALHVFCLHLGLSIGERRRQERLLLSADILQDAARKDPVVVCGDFNYWGNKPVPALVRQAIHDVALELDAPARTYPSRLPMLRLDRIFVDTGVRPLSIRPHRSELASVASDHLPLVMRFEAPVIETRLPSAPVQLIG
- a CDS encoding phage holin family protein, with the translated sequence MSLGSEQTDRGIAALVGRMADGFSRLVSQHLTLARMEMAEDAKAMGKDVARIAAFVPFVLVGYLFVCGALAAVLAHWLGQAGGLVTVGVINLIAGGIGIHRAISRLQERQVMDDSAQELSRSVAALGTSDPKDTAAPSASTSRHMFKETPHAQ
- a CDS encoding DUF3618 domain-containing protein, whose amino-acid sequence is MPSNGHSKTEPRSPEALRAEIERTRAELSTSVSALREEVAAAVDWREWVRTHPLTFVGAAFAVGFVLGQRR
- a CDS encoding YtxH domain-containing protein; this encodes MFTARDLKKLDKDDLLNLIGLETRKDTADYLLPALGAFTVGVLLGVGVGVLLAPKPGQELRTDLRNRFQSGQDAISGAVNRATESVTRNA
- a CDS encoding CHASE2 domain-containing protein; protein product: MQNPLVQSSGRRFLKRLGFALLQAVLVGGLVGSLLYFRVPRTQLEEEGASPTLIASLSELIEAPERSAYDVRVRLLGEFLQRQRRREPKGQDRVVVVTVDDDTLANARQSEYPGLASYPWPREITGGMTNRLVQEGASVVLLDMRFPELSPRTCALPRAGKEGPADDDFAFRKLLDQSPGRSALAFSWSVPRASPPSLRLWPYRVRVGGPAALPEARAQAQRVLAAQRPAFLLPEGERVEVWAGAEDERDGQLFAEQFGLGPMKVEERRARDDDHRFTALDLFVSLAEVEVEGLDPSRLLQVRNLRHPVAPLLSPQSLYGAATGSPDPDGVLRGMIHLVSYAPREGAYHVLPSLPLAAAMRQAGTRKLRYANGLLHVGEAYAIPMDETGYSLMRWEAGDVGRSAGASVFRTVRAWNILSNLFEAANGRPPRADHDLEGRAVVLTHTSSYATDYKPTPIGKLTPGGALLAQSLDNILQSQGILRAPPDMDLALTVGMAFVGAAIAFFFSNTFRSGFGATLFFSLAVLAGLGYCGAAGYVFVKQSLWIAVVGPLTAMGATFLLTTVYVVRTERELRDFVNHALGRYVSPEVARLVTRDLTLLVRPERRQVSAYFSAIEGFTRLSEQMPPEQLVQFLNEYFTEMTVAVRSTGGQVDKYIGDGLMTFWGAPVRTDRHAHLACEAAMKMHAVLQERQPHWQKTYGHRIQLRAGINSGEAVVGDMGSELKSNYTVMGRAVNLASRLEVANKAYGTSVLVGEDTAQLARDAYVFREVDRVLVPGNPAPIRIHELLGRHGQIAPRVQEMLGVYEQALTAYHQRRFDEALALFERGASEFQDPVSAVYSGRCRRFQVTAPAEDWNGVYALQET
- a CDS encoding (2Fe-2S) ferredoxin domain-containing protein, with product MKRYRLSVCKGMDCKANGSNAVFAAAQEELAQRGLVPRCEAYRGGCYGFCHMGPNVVIREDTGRKKDPLSPENYQLMGWPEEVYYSRMSPERMRRVIAEHIEKDAPVREYYGDPDEGP
- a CDS encoding NuoI/complex I 23 kDa subunit family protein yields the protein MAYKATQDPRTDIRERSYVPELLRGLAITTRHFFRNLFGTRDTNTEVVDRTGTSLVTTVSYPEEKPVYPPGYRGLHRLVPREDGKPRCVACYMCATICPAQCIYIEAGEYEPEAEESKSRVIEKYPTQFVIDELRCIVCGLCVEACPKDAIRMDTYEHTKPEYNRQGFVFDIPKLLKGPAVSHPSDPWNKRESSHEPHHAHKEAHTRIGEGLVQLKTPHAVGPGHEPPKLASGEAPASHLPAPK
- a CDS encoding complex I subunit 1/NuoH family protein, with amino-acid sequence MKRIFTVLFGIGLIVFLFAALTALAYAVGALVEEHLFAGASRLTNIVFLMVFFVMIIATLLTVAERKWSALIQDRIGPNRARINLPGLRNAPLAGIPHLIADALKMLTKEDFVPALANSFIFKLGPILAFGSVFALFAVVPAGPSITLWGQRVDMVVSTPDFGLLYLLAIASLAVYGTSLAGWASNNKFALLGGVRASSQMISYEVALGLSLVGLIMAFSTVQMTPIVGTLAAETGVSTGQARYLWQLTGADGGFDIGLPTWGFIIQPLGFLGFFAASFAETKRAPFDAPEGDSEIIGYFVEYSGMKFGLFMISEFVEVVVLAGVTTVLFFGGWHLPFGGEWVATQLKDFPLLYGTLLGTVFWVKVLGLIFIQMVIRWTFPRFRYDQIQTLGWKILLPMGLVNVFATGALVLWDPSLRYLALFGLLQIAVVLGLTLSSKEEAQEPRGHGPGHALGHGHGPGGLPAGAHGHALPAQTHLPESLDGKAPVGASVPSTH